Proteins from one Muntiacus reevesi chromosome X, mMunRee1.1, whole genome shotgun sequence genomic window:
- the LOC136154440 gene encoding allergen Bos d 2-like, with translation MKAVLLTLLFGAVCGAQETPAEIDPSKIPGEWRTIYAAADNKEKIVEGGPLRGYYRHIECIDDCEYLSITFYDKDDGTCLLLKEVAKRKEGYVYVIEYAGANTLELIHVSDTMLVTYVENYDGEKTTKMTEGLGKGTSYTQEELQKYQELNSERGIPTENIDNVIETDTCPP, from the exons ATGAAGGCTGTGCTCCTGACTCTCCTCTTTGGTGCGGTTTGTGGGGCCCAGGAAACTCCAGCTGAGATAGACCCCTCAAAG ATTCCAGGAGAGTGGCGTACCATCTACGCAGCTGCGGATAACAAGGAGAAGATAGTGGAAGGGGGCCCACTGAGGGGCTACTATCGCCACATTGAATGCATCGACGACTGCGAATACCTCTCCATTACATTCTATGACAA GGATGATGGCACGTGCCTGTTACTCAAAGAAGTagcaaagagaaaagaaggatATGTTTATGTCATAGAAT ACGCGGGTGCAAATACTTTGGAACTGATTCATGTATCAGACACCATGCTGGTGACTTATGTTGAAAACTATGATGGGGAGAAGACCACAAAAATGACTGAAGGGCTTG GCAAAGGAACCAGCTACACTCAAGAAGAACTTCAGAAGTATCAGGAGCTGAACAGTGAAAGGGGGATTCCAACTGAAAATATAGATAATGTCATAGAAACAG ACACTTGTCCTCCATAA